A genomic segment from Janthinobacterium sp. 64 encodes:
- a CDS encoding methionine ABC transporter permease, which yields MFEESINNVINLLPEIWVALGQTMTMLGIGLTAAILIGGPLGIVLFLVSEGQSLENRPLSMILGWLVNTVRSFPFIILLVALTPFTRIIAGTSIGPLAAAVPLSFAAIPYLARLVEQNLREVPRGVIEAAHAMGASEMQIIFRVLLVEARSGLVLALTVLSISFLSYSAVAGVVGGGGIGDLAIRYGYYRFETDIMVATVAILIVLVQTIQFAGTRIAKRLDKR from the coding sequence ATGTTTGAAGAATCGATCAATAACGTCATCAACCTGCTGCCGGAAATCTGGGTGGCGCTGGGCCAGACCATGACCATGCTGGGCATTGGATTGACGGCCGCCATCCTGATCGGCGGCCCGCTGGGCATTGTGCTGTTTCTCGTCTCGGAAGGCCAGTCGCTGGAAAACCGTCCGCTGTCGATGATCCTCGGCTGGCTGGTCAATACCGTGCGCAGCTTCCCCTTCATCATCTTGCTGGTCGCCCTGACGCCGTTTACGCGCATTATCGCGGGCACCTCGATCGGCCCGCTGGCCGCTGCCGTGCCGCTGTCGTTCGCCGCCATTCCCTACCTGGCGCGCCTGGTGGAACAGAACCTGCGCGAAGTGCCGCGCGGCGTGATCGAGGCGGCGCACGCCATGGGCGCGTCGGAAATGCAGATCATCTTCCGCGTGCTGCTGGTCGAAGCGCGCTCCGGCCTGGTGCTGGCGCTGACCGTGCTGTCGATCAGCTTCCTGTCGTATTCGGCCGTGGCCGGCGTGGTGGGCGGCGGCGGCATCGGCGACCTGGCCATCCGCTACGGCTACTACCGCTTCGAGACGGACATCATGGTCGCCACCGTGGCCATCCTGATCGTGCTGGTGCAAACCATTCAGTTCGCCGGCACGCGCATCGCCAAGCGCCTCGACAAACGTTAA
- a CDS encoding MetQ/NlpA family ABC transporter substrate-binding protein has product MNHIRRNLLLAAASLAFATAAHAKDPKELVIGTSSGPYSDQLKLGIKPILEKQGYKVKIVEFNDYVQPNYALAEGSLDANVFQHIVYLTKFATDNKLPLSSLITVPTMPIGLYGGKQKTLADVKNGATITMPNDPTNQARALVMLAKMGWIKLKPNVDPLRASERDVLDNPKKLKLVPLEAAQLPRSLADADYAFVNGNFALAAGMKLTSALAVEKISDSYINLVAIRTADKAKPWVKDLEAAYRSRAFLDATNKYLAGYEKTDYQLALEKTLKK; this is encoded by the coding sequence ATGAACCATATTCGCCGCAACCTGCTGCTGGCCGCCGCCAGCCTGGCCTTCGCCACCGCCGCTCACGCCAAGGACCCGAAAGAACTCGTCATCGGCACCAGCTCCGGCCCGTATTCGGACCAGCTGAAGCTGGGCATCAAACCCATCCTGGAAAAACAGGGCTACAAGGTCAAGATCGTCGAATTCAACGACTACGTGCAGCCGAACTACGCGCTGGCCGAAGGCTCGCTGGACGCCAACGTGTTCCAGCACATCGTGTATCTGACCAAGTTCGCCACCGATAACAAGCTGCCCTTGAGCTCCCTCATCACCGTGCCAACCATGCCCATCGGCCTGTACGGCGGCAAGCAAAAAACCCTGGCGGACGTCAAGAACGGCGCCACCATCACCATGCCGAACGACCCGACCAACCAGGCGCGCGCGCTGGTCATGCTGGCCAAGATGGGCTGGATCAAGCTGAAACCGAACGTCGACCCGCTGCGCGCGTCCGAACGCGACGTGCTGGACAACCCGAAGAAGCTGAAACTGGTGCCGCTGGAAGCGGCGCAGCTGCCACGTTCGCTGGCCGACGCCGACTACGCTTTCGTCAATGGCAACTTCGCCCTGGCCGCCGGCATGAAGCTGACCTCGGCCCTCGCCGTGGAAAAGATCTCGGACAGCTACATCAACCTGGTGGCCATCCGCACGGCCGACAAGGCCAAGCCATGGGTCAAGGACCTGGAAGCGGCCTACCGCTCGCGCGCCTTCCTCGACGCGACGAACAAATACCTGGCCGGCTACGAAAAGACGGACTACCAGCTGGCGCTGGAAAAGACGCTGAAAAAATAA
- a CDS encoding methionine ABC transporter ATP-binding protein produces MTTSHRTPVIRIDGANKTFALPKGEQFHAVKSVTLEVYPGDIFGLIGKSGAGKSTLLRLINLLERPDSGTITVAGRELTRLGKSELRDARQNIGMIFQQFNLLQNASVFDNVAFPLKIHGTTKGEQIAARVEECLALVGLSDKLHSYPAQLSGGQKQRVAIARALASHPDVLLCDEPTSALDAETTRALLDTLRDINARLGVTIVIVSHELSVLGAICNRVAVVENGAIAEQFDLSDTATPRKTALGRELAYYGTEAFEATAWKDATHV; encoded by the coding sequence ATGACCACATCACACCGTACGCCGGTGATTCGCATCGATGGCGCGAACAAGACCTTCGCGCTGCCCAAAGGCGAACAATTCCACGCGGTCAAATCGGTCACGCTGGAAGTCTATCCCGGTGATATTTTCGGCCTGATCGGCAAGAGCGGCGCCGGCAAATCGACCTTGCTGCGCCTGATTAACCTGCTCGAACGTCCCGACAGCGGCACCATTACCGTGGCCGGGCGCGAACTGACACGCCTGGGCAAGAGCGAATTGCGCGACGCGCGCCAGAACATCGGCATGATTTTCCAGCAGTTCAACCTGCTGCAAAACGCCAGCGTCTTCGACAACGTCGCCTTCCCCCTGAAAATCCATGGCACCACCAAGGGCGAGCAGATCGCCGCCAGGGTCGAGGAATGCCTGGCGCTCGTCGGCCTGTCCGACAAGCTGCACAGCTATCCGGCCCAATTGTCCGGCGGGCAGAAGCAGCGCGTGGCGATCGCCCGCGCCCTGGCCAGCCACCCCGACGTGCTGCTGTGCGACGAGCCGACGTCCGCGCTGGACGCAGAAACCACGCGCGCCCTGCTCGACACCCTGCGCGACATCAATGCGCGCCTTGGCGTGACCATCGTCATCGTCAGCCATGAGCTGTCGGTGCTGGGCGCCATCTGCAACCGCGTCGCCGTCGTGGAAAACGGCGCCATCGCCGAACAATTCGACTTGAGCGACACGGCCACCCCGCGCAAGACGGCGCTGGGACGCGAGCTGGCGTACTACGGCACCGAGGCGTTTGAAGCCACCGCATGGAAGGATGCAACACATGTTTGA
- a CDS encoding YbaN family protein, which produces MQEPHARMPLREAHGVRLRRWAWTAAGALMVLLGIIGAMLPVMPTTIFLILALACFSRASPRLEHWLLQHPRFGPPLRQWREHRAVSRRGKAMACLGMAIGFVAMCLGHPPWWVIAIVGAMEIAVLVYLLRRPEGPAASGAESAREEGRGGQ; this is translated from the coding sequence ATGCAGGAGCCGCACGCCCGGATGCCGCTGCGCGAAGCGCACGGCGTGCGCCTGCGCCGCTGGGCCTGGACCGCCGCCGGCGCCCTGATGGTGCTGCTGGGGATCATCGGCGCCATGCTGCCCGTCATGCCGACGACGATTTTCCTGATCCTCGCCCTGGCCTGCTTCAGCCGCGCCTCGCCGCGCCTCGAGCACTGGCTGCTGCAGCATCCCCGCTTCGGTCCGCCGCTGCGCCAGTGGCGCGAACACCGTGCCGTCTCGAGGCGCGGCAAGGCCATGGCTTGCCTGGGCATGGCCATCGGCTTCGTCGCCATGTGCCTGGGCCACCCGCCGTGGTGGGTCATCGCCATAGTGGGCGCCATGGAAATCGCCGTCCTCGTCTACCTGTTGCGGCGGCCCGAAGGCCCTGCCGCCAGCGGAGCAGAATCTGCCCGTGAAGAGGGTCGTGGCGGGCAGTAA